One Micromonospora sp. WMMD812 genomic window carries:
- a CDS encoding ISL3 family transposase: protein MRSARVWAGLLGVEQAVVEGVEFDPDESVVVARVRVRKGASRRCPYCRRRCARYDAGVRRRWRALDLGTVRAVIEADAPRVSCRVHGVVVAAVPWARHGAGHTRAFDATVAWLAVHTAKSAVSQLMRVGWRTVGSIVARVWADTGGLEDRYDGLRRIGIDEVSYKKGHRYLTVVVDHDSGRLVWAAPGRSATTLQAFFDLLGPERAAKITHVSADGADWITTVVRRRCPNAVRCADPFHVVAWATDAVDRVRRQAWNEATGRGAGRRGVATGEARELKNTRWALWKNPDNLTDAQQAKLAWIAKTHPRLHRAWALKEGLRLVFTLARTSPTTAVEALDRWIGWARRSRIDVFVDLQRRVTRHRDQIIAAIEHGLSNGRIQSVNTKIRLITRMAFGFHSAEALIALAMLSLGGHRPELPRP, encoded by the coding sequence GTGCGTTCTGCCAGGGTATGGGCTGGGCTGCTCGGGGTCGAGCAGGCGGTGGTGGAGGGTGTGGAGTTCGATCCGGACGAGTCGGTGGTGGTGGCTCGGGTGCGGGTGCGTAAGGGCGCGTCGCGGCGGTGTCCGTATTGCCGGCGGCGGTGTGCCCGTTATGACGCTGGGGTGCGTCGTCGGTGGCGGGCGTTGGATCTCGGGACGGTGCGGGCGGTGATCGAGGCGGACGCGCCTCGGGTGTCCTGTCGGGTGCATGGGGTGGTCGTGGCGGCGGTGCCGTGGGCGCGTCACGGGGCGGGGCACACACGGGCGTTCGACGCGACGGTGGCGTGGTTGGCGGTGCACACGGCGAAGTCGGCGGTGTCGCAGCTGATGCGGGTCGGTTGGCGCACGGTGGGGTCGATCGTGGCCCGGGTATGGGCCGATACCGGTGGCCTTGAGGACCGGTATGACGGGTTGCGTCGTATCGGGATCGACGAGGTCAGCTACAAGAAGGGGCACCGGTATCTGACCGTGGTCGTGGACCATGACAGCGGCCGGTTGGTGTGGGCGGCGCCGGGTAGAAGCGCCACCACGTTACAGGCGTTCTTCGACCTGCTCGGTCCCGAGCGGGCCGCGAAGATCACGCACGTGTCGGCCGACGGCGCGGACTGGATCACGACGGTCGTGCGGCGCAGGTGCCCGAACGCGGTCCGCTGCGCCGACCCGTTCCACGTGGTGGCCTGGGCCACCGACGCCGTTGACCGGGTTCGCCGTCAGGCATGGAACGAGGCCACCGGGCGAGGAGCCGGCCGCCGCGGTGTCGCCACCGGCGAGGCCCGAGAGCTGAAGAACACCCGCTGGGCGTTGTGGAAGAACCCCGACAACCTCACCGACGCCCAGCAGGCCAAACTCGCCTGGATCGCCAAGACCCATCCCCGCCTGCACCGGGCCTGGGCGTTGAAAGAGGGCCTACGGCTGGTGTTCACCCTGGCCAGGACCAGCCCGACCACGGCGGTCGAAGCCCTCGACCGGTGGATCGGATGGGCCCGACGCAGCCGCATCGACGTCTTCGTCGACCTGCAACGACGCGTCACGCGACACCGCGACCAGATCATCGCCGCCATCGAACACGGCCTGTCCAACGGCCGGATCCAGTCGGTCAACACCAAGATCCGCCTGATCACCCGGATGGCCTTCGGCTTCCACTCAGCCGAAGCCCTCATCGCCCTGGCCATGCTCAGCCTCGGCGGCCACCGACCCGAACTACCCCGACCATGA
- a CDS encoding glycosyltransferase family 39 protein: MRLPVWVPPALLTLVVTGAGLNRAQLWRDELATWSAATRSVGDLVRLSGTIDAATGPYYLLMHGWLALVGDSVTALRLPSVLAMTGAAALTALLGRRLAGARVGLLAGLLFALLPGTSRYAQEARPYALATFLAVLATLLLVDALRRPGWGRWAGYAAALAALALAHLIALTLLAAHALAVLAARRAGLTPARPGHPTDPANGTSGDDADQHASRGSGDGASGVRDGAGSGGGSGSGPSGVRVAGGSAGGGRRGDPRWWWLPAVLPALLLVTPLALAARSQRGRQLNWVDLVRPTDLTALPGGVAQSSVVGGLLVGLAVLGTARLGWRALLPGSAVLLPVLLLFAAGLVVPLWVPRYLVFVVPFGCLLAGAALAAVPLPGGLAVLALAGLLGLPDQAALRRTHEWPRSAPIDYRGVARIVAEGQRPGDAVVYSPRQSWLFLDLGLEYQLRGQRPRDALLTEGQARRGDLWAAECDRPAECLAGTQRLWLVVAGRHADPVATVPGAKGAALRDGFTVEQVWQRPGLTVALLTR; this comes from the coding sequence GTGCGCCTGCCGGTGTGGGTGCCGCCGGCGCTGCTGACCCTCGTGGTCACGGGTGCCGGGCTCAACCGGGCCCAGCTCTGGCGCGACGAGCTGGCGACCTGGAGCGCGGCCACCCGTTCGGTCGGCGACCTGGTCCGGCTGTCCGGCACCATCGACGCGGCCACCGGGCCGTACTACCTGCTCATGCACGGCTGGTTGGCGCTGGTCGGTGATTCGGTCACCGCGCTGCGACTGCCGTCGGTGCTGGCGATGACCGGGGCCGCGGCGCTGACCGCGCTGCTCGGCCGGCGGCTCGCCGGCGCCCGGGTCGGGCTGCTCGCCGGCCTGCTCTTCGCGCTGCTGCCGGGCACCTCCCGGTACGCCCAGGAGGCCCGCCCGTACGCGCTGGCCACGTTCCTCGCCGTCCTCGCCACCCTGCTGCTGGTCGACGCGCTGCGCCGACCCGGCTGGGGACGTTGGGCCGGGTACGCCGCCGCCCTCGCGGCCCTCGCCCTGGCCCATCTGATCGCGCTCACTCTGCTCGCCGCCCACGCGCTGGCGGTGCTCGCCGCCCGCCGCGCCGGCCTCACGCCGGCCCGTCCAGGCCACCCGACCGACCCGGCCAACGGCACGAGCGGCGACGACGCGGACCAGCACGCCAGCCGCGGCTCGGGCGACGGCGCGAGCGGGGTCCGCGACGGCGCCGGGTCGGGCGGCGGCTCAGGCAGCGGCCCGAGCGGGGTCCGCGTCGCCGGCGGGTCAGCTGGCGGCGGGCGCCGAGGGGATCCGCGGTGGTGGTGGCTGCCGGCCGTCCTGCCGGCGCTGCTGCTGGTTACCCCGCTGGCGCTGGCCGCCCGGAGCCAGCGGGGCCGGCAGCTGAACTGGGTGGACCTGGTCCGGCCGACCGACCTGACCGCGCTGCCGGGCGGCGTCGCCCAGAGCAGCGTCGTGGGCGGGCTGCTGGTGGGCCTCGCCGTGCTCGGGACCGCCCGGCTCGGCTGGCGCGCGCTGCTGCCCGGCAGCGCCGTGCTGCTGCCGGTGCTGCTGCTGTTCGCCGCGGGTCTGGTCGTACCGCTCTGGGTACCCCGCTACCTGGTGTTCGTCGTGCCGTTCGGCTGCCTCCTGGCCGGTGCGGCGCTGGCCGCGGTGCCACTGCCGGGCGGGCTCGCCGTACTGGCCCTGGCCGGTCTGCTGGGCCTCCCCGACCAGGCGGCGCTGAGGCGTACCCACGAGTGGCCGCGCAGCGCTCCGATCGACTACCGCGGGGTGGCCCGCATCGTCGCCGAGGGGCAACGCCCCGGCGACGCGGTCGTCTACTCGCCCCGCCAGAGCTGGCTCTTCCTCGACCTGGGGCTGGAGTACCAACTCCGGGGCCAGCGGCCGCGCGACGCGCTGCTGACCGAGGGGCAGGCCCGCCGCGGCGACCTCTGGGCCGCCGAGTGCGACCGTCCCGCCGAGTGCCTCGCCGGGACGCAGCGGCTCTGGCTGGTCGTCGCCGGCCGGCATGCCGACCCGGTGGCGACGGTGCCCGGCGCGAAGGGTGCGGCACTACGGGACGGTTTCACCGTCGAGCAGGTCTGGCAGCGCCCCGGCCTGACCGTCGCGCTCCTCACCCGCTGA
- a CDS encoding PAS domain-containing sensor histidine kinase: MSTLRDLAEEHTHLRPADIDHLHRIAGDWQLLSDLSFADLLLWVPVDAEGTFLCVAQVRPTTAPTAYQDDQVGRIVGGPEVAHLEVAYRQGRIWREGDPVWYGDVPARHEAIPVRLRTADGEAGEVVAVVGRDTNLSTARTPSQLELNYLTTADDLAQMIADGTFPPPRHPGETTSAPRVGDGLVRLDANGKVTYASPNAQSAYRRLGYASHLVGEDLAALHRRLAGDPLEGTDAANAILAALRGDAPPRREIDARGATMLTRALPLMPAGVPIGALVLVRDITEVRRRDRALITKDATIREIHHRVKNNLQTVAALLRLQARRVSMPEARVALEESVRRVASIALVHETLSMSSDEAVEFDGIVDRVASAATEVAATEVTVGMRRKGSFGVLPAEVATSLVMVLNELLLNAVEHGFPPADEAPAEATGVAVPGGGAAGEPVAGELLAGEPEAGSGAPGSAPEVVVSAHRFRKQLHVTVTDNGRGLPTGFDAERGGNLGLQIVRALVTGELRGTIELRHGSGGGTEALLVVPLGRGAPDGRAAA; this comes from the coding sequence GTGTCCACGCTGCGCGATCTCGCCGAGGAGCACACCCACCTCCGTCCGGCCGACATCGACCACCTGCACCGGATCGCCGGAGACTGGCAACTGCTCTCCGACCTGTCCTTCGCCGACCTGCTGCTCTGGGTGCCGGTCGACGCCGAGGGCACGTTCCTCTGCGTCGCCCAGGTGCGCCCGACGACCGCGCCGACGGCGTACCAGGACGACCAGGTGGGCCGCATCGTCGGCGGGCCGGAGGTCGCACACCTGGAGGTGGCGTACCGGCAGGGGCGGATCTGGCGGGAGGGCGACCCGGTCTGGTACGGCGACGTGCCCGCCCGGCACGAGGCGATCCCGGTCCGGCTGCGCACCGCCGACGGTGAGGCCGGCGAGGTGGTGGCGGTGGTCGGCCGGGACACCAACCTCTCCACCGCGCGTACGCCCAGCCAGCTGGAGCTGAACTACCTGACCACGGCGGACGACCTGGCCCAGATGATCGCCGACGGCACCTTCCCACCGCCCCGGCATCCGGGGGAGACCACGTCCGCTCCTCGGGTCGGCGACGGCCTGGTCCGGCTGGACGCCAACGGCAAGGTCACCTACGCGAGCCCGAACGCCCAGTCCGCGTACCGCCGGCTGGGCTACGCCTCGCACCTCGTGGGCGAGGACCTGGCGGCACTGCACCGCCGGCTCGCCGGCGATCCGCTGGAGGGGACCGACGCGGCGAACGCGATCCTGGCCGCGCTGCGCGGCGACGCGCCGCCCCGCCGGGAGATCGACGCCCGCGGCGCCACCATGCTCACCCGGGCGCTGCCGCTCATGCCGGCCGGCGTGCCGATCGGCGCGCTGGTGCTGGTCCGGGACATCACCGAGGTGCGCCGCCGGGACCGTGCCCTGATCACCAAGGACGCCACCATCCGGGAGATCCACCACCGGGTGAAGAACAACCTGCAGACCGTCGCCGCGCTGCTGCGCCTGCAGGCCCGCCGGGTCTCGATGCCCGAGGCCCGGGTCGCGCTGGAGGAGTCGGTACGCCGGGTCGCCTCGATCGCGCTGGTGCACGAGACGCTCTCGATGTCCAGCGACGAGGCGGTGGAGTTCGATGGCATCGTCGACCGGGTGGCCAGCGCGGCGACCGAGGTGGCCGCGACCGAGGTGACCGTCGGCATGCGCCGCAAGGGCAGCTTCGGGGTGCTGCCCGCGGAGGTGGCCACCTCGCTGGTGATGGTCCTCAACGAGCTGCTGCTCAACGCCGTCGAACACGGCTTCCCGCCGGCGGACGAGGCGCCGGCCGAGGCAACCGGCGTGGCCGTGCCGGGCGGTGGCGCCGCCGGCGAGCCGGTCGCTGGCGAGCTCCTCGCCGGCGAGCCGGAGGCTGGCTCCGGCGCGCCAGGCTCGGCGCCCGAGGTGGTGGTCTCGGCGCACCGGTTCCGCAAGCAGCTGCACGTCACGGTGACCGACAACGGGCGGGGCCTCCCCACCGGGTTCGACGCCGAGCGGGGCGGCAACCTCGGGTTGCAGATCGTCCGGGCGCTGGTCACCGGCGAGCTGCGCGGCACGATCGAGCTGCGCCACGGCAGCGGCGGCGGTACCGAGGCACTGCTCGTCGTCCCGCTGGGCCGCGGCGCCCCGGACGGTCGCGCGGCGGCCTGA
- a CDS encoding SIS domain-containing protein: MAADIDEQPAGYERLLSTEHAGAIARVAAVIAERRPRHVVFTARGTSDHAALYGAYLTEIRLGLPAGLASPSVVTLYGARPDLSDALVIGVSQSGGSPDLTEVLREARASGALTLAVTNAPDSPLAGVAELSVDIAAGHERAVAATKTYTAELLALLMLVEGVRAGDGVLPAEERAALAALPELAALTLADTTPAQLAPRYRFAAQLVTTGRGYAYPTAREAALKLMETSYLPALAFSGADLLHGPLAMTDPDVPVLAVVGSGPGGRSMGEVLPRLGERRADVVVVGSADVEGATRIAVPEVDERYAPLLDILPLQRLALALALARGEDPDAPRGLKKVTATR, translated from the coding sequence ATGGCGGCCGACATCGACGAGCAGCCGGCCGGCTACGAGCGGCTGCTCTCCACGGAGCACGCGGGCGCGATCGCCCGGGTGGCCGCCGTCATCGCCGAACGACGGCCCCGCCACGTCGTCTTCACCGCCCGGGGCACCTCGGACCACGCCGCGCTCTACGGGGCCTACCTGACGGAGATCCGGCTCGGCCTGCCCGCGGGGCTGGCCTCGCCGAGCGTGGTGACCCTCTACGGCGCGCGGCCCGACCTCTCCGACGCGCTGGTGATCGGGGTCAGCCAGAGCGGCGGCTCGCCGGACCTCACCGAGGTGCTGCGGGAGGCCCGGGCCTCAGGCGCGCTCACCCTCGCCGTCACCAACGCGCCGGACTCGCCGCTCGCCGGCGTCGCCGAGCTGAGCGTGGACATCGCCGCCGGGCACGAGCGGGCGGTGGCCGCGACCAAGACGTACACCGCCGAACTGCTCGCCCTGCTCATGCTCGTCGAGGGCGTCCGGGCCGGTGACGGGGTGCTGCCGGCCGAGGAGCGGGCGGCGCTCGCCGCGCTGCCCGAGCTGGCCGCGCTCACCCTCGCCGACACCACCCCGGCCCAGCTCGCGCCCCGCTACCGCTTCGCCGCCCAGTTGGTCACCACCGGCCGCGGCTACGCGTATCCGACGGCACGGGAGGCGGCGCTCAAGCTCATGGAGACCTCGTACCTCCCGGCGCTCGCCTTCTCCGGCGCGGACCTGCTGCACGGCCCGCTCGCGATGACCGACCCGGACGTGCCGGTGCTCGCCGTGGTCGGGTCGGGGCCCGGTGGCCGGTCGATGGGCGAGGTGTTGCCCCGACTCGGCGAGCGTCGTGCCGATGTGGTGGTGGTCGGCTCCGCCGACGTCGAGGGCGCGACCCGGATCGCGGTCCCCGAGGTCGACGAGCGGTACGCCCCGCTGTTGGACATCCTCCCGCTCCAGCGGCTCGCGCTGGCGCTCGCACTGGCCCGCGGCGAGGATCCCGACGCCCCGCGCGGGCTCAAGAAGGTCACCGCGACGAGGTGA